The following coding sequences are from one Thermostaphylospora chromogena window:
- a CDS encoding polysaccharide deacetylase family protein codes for MPLSVLPPVIRAVIAVSLAAAVSCAPGASSTPADPGEADAPDRSPQAQHETPARTVVVLTFDDGLARQARAAELLRKHGLTATFYVSSGLLGEPGRLTWRQVDELARAGHEIGGHTLSHARLDRLPPKEQRREICADRRALTARGHDARTLAYPHGAAGPETARIAAECGYLGARAGTAKKPENADPFAVPVALTVTADTTRRAMERAVLAGERRGGQVTLVFHDVCADCGEYAVDPAALDGFLGWLAARRARGTRVLPMAQALKDAGIVAGGSAGAAAPTRGPDADAPARR; via the coding sequence TTGCCGCTATCTGTGCTGCCGCCGGTGATCCGCGCCGTCATCGCCGTCTCGCTCGCCGCGGCCGTTTCCTGCGCTCCCGGCGCCTCCTCCACCCCCGCCGACCCCGGCGAGGCGGACGCCCCGGACCGGTCCCCGCAAGCCCAGCACGAGACGCCCGCTCGTACGGTCGTGGTGCTCACCTTCGACGACGGGCTGGCCCGCCAGGCGAGAGCGGCCGAGCTGCTGCGCAAGCACGGCCTCACCGCCACCTTCTACGTCTCCAGCGGACTGCTGGGCGAGCCGGGCCGGCTGACGTGGCGGCAGGTCGACGAGCTGGCCCGCGCGGGCCACGAGATCGGCGGACACACGCTCAGCCACGCCCGGCTCGACCGGCTGCCGCCCAAGGAGCAGCGCCGGGAGATCTGCGCCGACCGCCGCGCGCTCACCGCGCGCGGACACGACGCGCGCACGCTCGCCTACCCCCACGGCGCCGCGGGGCCCGAGACCGCGCGCATCGCCGCGGAATGCGGCTACCTGGGCGCGCGGGCCGGCACCGCGAAGAAGCCGGAGAACGCCGACCCGTTCGCGGTGCCCGTCGCGCTGACCGTGACGGCGGACACCACGCGGCGGGCCATGGAACGCGCCGTCCTGGCCGGCGAGCGGCGCGGCGGGCAGGTGACGCTGGTCTTCCACGACGTGTGCGCCGACTGCGGCGAGTACGCCGTGGACCCCGCCGCGCTGGACGGCTTCCTCGGCTGGCTCGCCGCGCGGCGGGCGCGGGGCACGCGGGTGCTGCCCATGGCGCAGGCGCTCAAAGACGCCGGGATCGTGGCCGGAGGATCGGCAGGCGCCGCCGCGCCGACCCGCGGGCCTGACGCAGACGCGCCAGCTCGTCGGTGA
- a CDS encoding DUF3151 domain-containing protein — MSHDNLLAAPPPTYLPDNPEAREALESGAKASDVAARFPAYSAAWAALADEAFANGHAVTSYAFARTGYHRGLDQLRRNGWKGHGPIPWSHEPNRGFLRCLHALGRAAQAIGEKDEAERCAQFLYDSDPAAAAELNG, encoded by the coding sequence ATGAGCCACGACAACCTTCTCGCTGCTCCGCCTCCCACCTACCTTCCTGACAACCCGGAGGCGCGAGAAGCCCTGGAATCCGGCGCCAAAGCCTCCGATGTAGCCGCCCGGTTCCCCGCCTACTCCGCCGCCTGGGCCGCGCTCGCCGACGAGGCGTTCGCCAACGGCCACGCCGTGACCTCCTACGCCTTCGCCCGGACCGGCTACCACCGCGGCCTGGACCAGCTCCGGCGCAACGGCTGGAAGGGGCACGGGCCGATTCCGTGGAGCCACGAGCCCAACCGCGGTTTCCTGCGCTGCCTCCACGCGCTGGGCAGGGCCGCCCAGGCCATCGGCGAAAAGGACGAGGCCGAACGCTGCGCGCAGTTCCTCTACGACTCCGACCCCGCGGCCGCGGCCGAACTCAACGGCTGA
- a CDS encoding glycosyltransferase — MTPARKAPRIRHNDYSVLTPPEIGSWRPHMRVSIVIAVYGHQEKLDLTLAALAAQSYPSHLMEVIVVDDGTSPPLRLPDLVPENIRLLRTEPGSRGRSNARNTALAVAEGDVVHWLDGDMVPHHDEVEAHMRWHHLADYLVVMGYVRYVEEELPTPAEVHAAVAAGAADKLFDYAASEPHKWIVDLAERTDGLRNAKDMAYRVHITNAASVNARLLRAAGPLETELVLGEDTELGYRLAQHGAAFVLEPAARSWHLGRSMMMRDGDNVSRYNRVFVPDRVAHMRWQRTHPRRQWLVPYLEVVVHAEGASYEDTRATVDGVLAGTLHDLRVTLVGPWSSLTEDRRTPQHSPNIDLLLVHGLYRNDGRVRYVEEVGPSAAPTPYRLICPPGWVPGPETLRKLVAFASEHGHGLVSVALDETDVVVAARLEHTGAFARARIVAEPGEDLDDVVDDVAGTYWVDGESWGFLPASEAPEPRLSGSGHATPRPEDVAVRREAARLRAENERLARRVAQLTDELARLRQARGSARRRLPILRPRSRRL; from the coding sequence ATGACTCCCGCGCGTAAGGCCCCACGCATCCGGCACAACGACTACAGCGTCCTCACCCCGCCGGAGATCGGCTCCTGGCGGCCGCACATGCGGGTGAGCATCGTCATCGCCGTGTACGGGCATCAGGAGAAGCTGGACCTCACCCTGGCCGCCCTGGCCGCGCAGAGCTACCCGAGCCACCTCATGGAGGTGATCGTGGTGGACGACGGCACCTCCCCGCCGCTGCGCCTGCCCGACCTGGTGCCCGAGAACATCCGCCTGCTGCGCACCGAGCCCGGCTCCCGGGGCCGGTCCAACGCGCGCAACACCGCGCTGGCCGTCGCGGAGGGGGACGTGGTGCACTGGCTCGACGGTGACATGGTCCCCCACCACGACGAGGTGGAGGCGCACATGCGCTGGCATCACCTGGCCGACTACCTCGTCGTCATGGGCTATGTGCGGTACGTGGAGGAGGAGCTCCCCACGCCCGCCGAGGTGCACGCGGCGGTCGCCGCGGGGGCCGCGGACAAGCTGTTCGACTACGCGGCCAGCGAGCCGCACAAGTGGATCGTCGATCTGGCCGAGCGGACCGACGGCTTGCGCAACGCCAAGGACATGGCCTACCGGGTGCACATCACCAACGCCGCGTCGGTCAACGCCCGCCTGCTGCGCGCGGCGGGCCCGCTGGAGACCGAGCTGGTCCTCGGCGAGGACACCGAGCTGGGGTACCGGCTGGCCCAGCACGGCGCGGCGTTCGTGCTGGAGCCGGCGGCCCGCTCCTGGCACCTCGGCCGGTCGATGATGATGCGCGACGGCGACAACGTCAGCAGGTACAACAGGGTGTTCGTGCCCGACCGGGTGGCGCACATGCGCTGGCAGCGCACCCATCCGCGCCGCCAGTGGCTGGTGCCGTACCTGGAGGTCGTGGTGCACGCCGAGGGCGCGAGCTATGAGGACACCCGGGCGACGGTGGACGGCGTGCTCGCCGGCACGCTGCACGACCTGCGGGTGACCCTGGTCGGGCCGTGGAGCTCGCTGACCGAGGACCGCCGTACCCCGCAGCACAGCCCGAACATCGACCTGCTGCTGGTGCACGGCCTGTACCGGAACGACGGCAGGGTCCGCTACGTCGAGGAGGTGGGGCCGTCCGCCGCTCCCACCCCGTACCGGCTCATCTGCCCGCCCGGGTGGGTGCCGGGCCCGGAGACGCTGCGGAAGCTGGTGGCGTTCGCGTCCGAGCACGGGCACGGGCTGGTCAGCGTGGCGCTGGACGAGACCGACGTGGTGGTGGCCGCCCGGTTGGAGCACACCGGCGCCTTCGCCCGCGCCCGGATCGTCGCCGAACCCGGCGAGGACCTGGACGACGTCGTGGACGACGTGGCGGGCACCTACTGGGTGGACGGTGAGAGCTGGGGGTTCCTGCCGGCGAGCGAGGCTCCCGAGCCGCGGTTGTCCGGGAGCGGTCACGCCACGCCGCGCCCCGAGGACGTCGCCGTCCGGCGGGAGGCGGCTCGGCTGCGCGCGGAGAACGAACGGCTGGCGCGGAGGGTGGCCCAGCTCACCGACGAGCTGGCGCGTCTGCGTCAGGCCCGCGGGTCGGCGCGGCGGCGCCTGCCGATCCTCCGGCCACGATCCCGGCGTCTTTGA
- a CDS encoding adenylosuccinate synthase, which translates to MPAVVLVGAQWGDEGKGKATDLLGDRVDYVVRYQGGNNAGHTVVIGDQKYALHLLPTGVLSPNVVPVIGNGVVIDPGVLLSEIDGLQERGISCERLLISANAHLIMPHHKALDKVTERYLGKARIGTTGRGIGPAYGDKVARMGIRVQDLLDPGILAQKIEVVLKEKNQVLTKVYNRRHIEPARVVEEYLGYAERLKQYIADTSLVLTKALDEDKVVLLEGGQGTLLDIDHGTYPFVTSSSPTAGGACSGSGIPPTRLSRVIGILKAYTTRVGSGPFPTELLDEQGEWLRATGHEYGTTTGRNRRCGWFDAVIARYATRVNGITDFFLTKLDVLSGLERIPVCVAYDVDGERHEEIPMTQTGFHHAKPIYEELPGWQEDISSAKSFEDLPPNAQAYVRALEEMSGAPISAIGVGPERDQTLQIRPLI; encoded by the coding sequence ATGCCGGCTGTCGTTCTCGTGGGTGCCCAGTGGGGCGATGAGGGCAAGGGGAAGGCCACCGACCTCCTGGGAGACCGGGTCGACTACGTCGTCCGCTACCAGGGCGGCAACAACGCGGGGCACACGGTCGTGATCGGCGATCAGAAGTACGCCCTGCACCTGCTACCCACGGGTGTGCTGTCCCCGAACGTCGTCCCGGTGATCGGCAACGGCGTGGTCATCGACCCCGGCGTCCTGCTCTCCGAGATCGACGGGCTGCAGGAGCGCGGCATCTCCTGCGAACGGCTGCTGATCTCCGCCAACGCGCACCTGATCATGCCGCACCACAAGGCGCTGGACAAGGTGACCGAGCGCTACCTCGGTAAGGCGAGGATCGGCACGACCGGGCGCGGCATCGGCCCCGCCTACGGTGACAAGGTGGCCCGGATGGGCATCCGCGTGCAGGACCTCCTCGACCCCGGCATCCTCGCCCAGAAGATCGAGGTCGTGCTGAAAGAGAAGAACCAGGTGCTGACCAAGGTCTACAACCGGCGGCACATCGAACCGGCCAGGGTCGTGGAGGAGTACCTCGGCTACGCCGAGCGGCTCAAGCAGTACATCGCCGACACCTCGCTCGTGCTGACCAAGGCGCTGGACGAGGACAAGGTCGTGCTGCTGGAGGGCGGCCAGGGCACCCTCCTCGACATCGACCACGGCACCTACCCGTTCGTCACCTCCTCCTCGCCGACGGCGGGCGGCGCGTGCTCGGGCTCCGGCATCCCGCCGACCCGTCTCAGCCGGGTGATCGGCATCCTCAAGGCGTACACGACCCGCGTCGGCTCCGGCCCCTTCCCGACGGAGCTGCTGGACGAGCAGGGCGAGTGGCTGCGCGCCACCGGGCACGAGTACGGCACGACCACCGGCCGCAACCGCCGCTGCGGCTGGTTCGACGCGGTGATCGCCCGCTACGCCACCCGCGTCAACGGCATCACCGACTTCTTCCTCACCAAGCTCGACGTGCTCTCCGGTCTGGAGCGCATCCCGGTCTGCGTGGCCTATGACGTGGACGGCGAGCGCCATGAGGAGATCCCGATGACGCAGACCGGGTTCCACCACGCCAAGCCGATCTACGAGGAGCTCCCCGGCTGGCAGGAGGACATCTCGTCGGCCAAGAGCTTCGAGGACCTGCCGCCCAACGCGCAGGCGTACGTGCGGGCGCTGGAGGAGATGAGCGGCGCGCCCATCTCGGCCATCGGCGTCGGCCCGGAGCGCGACCAGACGCTCCAGATCCGCCCGCTCATCTGA
- the purD gene encoding phosphoribosylamine--glycine ligase: MRVLVIGSGGREHALCRALAAESEGHEVHCAPGNAGIAEVATLHAVSATDPAEVTALAKSIAADLVVIGPEAPLVAGVADAVRAAGMPCFGPSAEAARIEGSKAFAKEIMQAAGVPTARSRTCTTPEEVAAALDEFGAPYVVKDDGLAAGKGVVVTDDRDAALAHAASCERVVVEEFLDGPEVSLFALCDGSTAVPLRPAQDFKRAYDGDQGPNTGGMGAYTPLPWVSPSLTDRVMETIVLPTIEELGRRGTPYVGVLYAGLALTADGPKVVEFNARFGDPETQVVLDRLATPLSRVLMACATGKLADFEPLTYRGGAAVTVVVAAEGYPGTPVKGDVIEGLDAVAEIEDAYVLHAGTARDAEGRLVSAGGRVLNVVGSGPDLAAARAVAYEAISKIRMRGSHHRTDIAEHAATRTETEGTL; this comes from the coding sequence GTGCGTGTTCTAGTGATTGGTAGTGGTGGCCGCGAGCACGCCCTGTGCCGGGCGCTCGCGGCGGAGTCCGAGGGGCACGAGGTCCACTGTGCGCCCGGCAATGCGGGGATCGCCGAGGTGGCCACCCTGCACGCCGTGTCCGCGACCGACCCCGCGGAGGTCACGGCGCTGGCCAAGAGCATCGCCGCCGACCTGGTGGTGATCGGTCCCGAGGCGCCCCTCGTCGCCGGGGTCGCCGACGCCGTCCGGGCGGCCGGCATGCCCTGCTTCGGGCCGTCCGCCGAGGCCGCGCGGATCGAGGGGTCCAAGGCTTTCGCCAAGGAGATCATGCAGGCCGCAGGTGTGCCCACCGCCCGATCGCGCACCTGCACCACGCCCGAGGAGGTCGCCGCCGCCCTCGACGAGTTCGGCGCCCCCTACGTGGTGAAGGACGACGGTCTCGCCGCCGGCAAGGGCGTGGTGGTCACCGACGACCGGGACGCCGCCCTGGCGCACGCCGCCTCCTGCGAGCGGGTGGTGGTGGAGGAGTTCCTCGACGGGCCCGAGGTCTCCCTGTTCGCGCTCTGCGACGGCTCCACGGCGGTGCCGCTGCGTCCCGCACAGGACTTCAAGCGCGCCTACGACGGCGACCAGGGCCCCAACACCGGAGGGATGGGCGCCTACACGCCGCTGCCCTGGGTGTCGCCGAGCCTGACCGACCGGGTCATGGAGACGATCGTGCTGCCCACGATCGAGGAACTGGGCCGGCGCGGCACGCCGTACGTGGGTGTGCTCTACGCGGGGCTGGCGCTGACCGCCGACGGACCCAAGGTCGTCGAGTTCAACGCCCGCTTCGGCGACCCGGAGACCCAGGTGGTGCTCGACCGCCTGGCCACCCCGCTCTCCCGCGTGCTCATGGCGTGCGCGACCGGGAAGCTCGCCGACTTCGAGCCGCTGACCTACCGCGGTGGCGCCGCGGTGACCGTCGTGGTCGCCGCCGAGGGCTATCCGGGCACCCCCGTGAAGGGCGACGTCATCGAGGGGCTCGACGCGGTGGCTGAGATCGAGGACGCGTACGTGCTGCACGCGGGCACGGCGCGCGACGCCGAGGGCCGCCTGGTGTCCGCCGGTGGGCGCGTGCTCAACGTGGTGGGTTCCGGTCCCGACCTCGCGGCCGCGCGCGCGGTGGCCTAC
- the corA gene encoding magnesium/cobalt transporter CorA, with translation MGVSAPPSDSLVEYAAYIEGEKVTAPSIAEALSLVRAHNRTRERQDGPAAFVWVGLHEPQSLEVEWLADVFGLHPLAVEDAVKAHQRPKIERYGDSLFVVLKTVAYLDHEVMSDTTEIIATGEIMVFVGPDFVVTVRHGRHCPLTTVRRRLEKDPKLMSRGPAGVLHAIADHVVDHYLTVADLMQQELEEVEATVFADVSSRDIGRIYHLKREMIEMKRAVTPLRAPLGSLPQRRMIPADMRDYFRDVVDHLSRVCEQVESSNELCNSILQAALARTNALANEDMRKISSWVAILAVPTMIAGIYGMNFDFMPETEWVFGYPVVLGIMLIICTILYRGFRRNGWL, from the coding sequence GTGGGCGTCAGCGCGCCGCCCAGCGACTCACTCGTCGAATACGCGGCCTACATCGAAGGCGAGAAGGTCACCGCTCCGAGCATCGCCGAGGCGCTGAGCCTGGTCCGCGCCCACAACCGCACCCGGGAGCGGCAGGACGGCCCGGCCGCCTTCGTCTGGGTGGGGCTGCACGAGCCGCAGTCCCTGGAGGTCGAGTGGCTGGCCGACGTCTTCGGCCTGCACCCCCTCGCCGTCGAGGACGCGGTCAAGGCCCATCAGCGGCCCAAGATCGAACGTTACGGCGACTCGCTGTTCGTCGTGCTCAAGACCGTGGCCTACCTCGACCACGAGGTGATGAGCGACACCACTGAGATCATCGCCACCGGCGAGATCATGGTGTTCGTCGGTCCCGACTTCGTCGTCACCGTACGGCACGGCCGTCACTGCCCGCTCACCACGGTCCGCCGCCGTTTGGAGAAGGATCCCAAGCTGATGAGCCGGGGCCCGGCGGGCGTGCTGCACGCCATCGCCGACCACGTCGTGGACCACTACCTCACCGTCGCCGATCTCATGCAGCAGGAGCTGGAGGAGGTCGAGGCCACCGTCTTCGCCGACGTCAGCTCGCGCGACATCGGCCGGATCTACCACCTCAAGCGCGAGATGATCGAGATGAAGCGGGCGGTGACGCCGCTGCGGGCGCCGCTCGGCTCGCTCCCCCAGCGGCGCATGATCCCGGCCGACATGCGCGACTACTTCCGCGACGTCGTCGACCACCTCTCCCGCGTCTGCGAGCAGGTGGAGTCCTCCAACGAGCTGTGCAACTCGATACTGCAGGCGGCGCTGGCCCGCACCAACGCGCTGGCCAACGAGGACATGCGCAAGATCTCGTCGTGGGTGGCGATCCTGGCCGTGCCCACGATGATCGCGGGCATCTACGGCATGAACTTCGACTTCATGCCGGAGACCGAATGGGTCTTCGGCTATCCCGTGGTGCTCGGCATCATGCTGATCATCTGCACCATCCTCTACCGCGGTTTCCGCCGTAACGGCTGGCTCTGA
- a CDS encoding class I SAM-dependent methyltransferase: protein MERIRVRPPSTRRLLIASALAGGAAVVALMALPLFGIVGWPVALQLALSAATLAALAAAVVSIRRTDGKALRTEQRVKRQEAKLAAVSSDLSALVPRLAAQVESAADGIRAEVRDVVATLGEDRAELTVHTRTLQEHSATLREHSSRLQEQSARLAELSKAVSRIEKVLGEKVLPEVRARGDFSQVEAMIDLRALLEPRAPLPRLRNWAASPDVLRLLIEHIATTRPKLIVECGSGSSSVWLGYAVEKYGAGRVVALEHDERFVRTSRDLVAAHGLESVVEVRHAPLVEWRSFPWYDTAALADLTDIELVFVDGPPQSVGPLARYPAVPLLLPHCAPSVLFVLDDAKREDEREIADRWVREFPELTRSVFPAEKGAMLFRRSAP from the coding sequence GTGGAAAGGATCCGTGTACGGCCCCCGTCCACCCGAAGGCTGCTGATCGCCTCCGCCCTGGCGGGTGGAGCGGCTGTCGTCGCCCTCATGGCTCTCCCGTTGTTCGGGATCGTCGGCTGGCCGGTCGCTCTCCAGCTGGCGCTGTCCGCGGCGACACTGGCCGCCCTCGCGGCGGCCGTCGTCTCGATACGCCGCACGGACGGCAAGGCGCTCCGCACCGAGCAGCGCGTCAAGCGCCAGGAGGCGAAGCTCGCCGCCGTGAGCTCCGATCTGTCGGCCCTCGTTCCCCGGCTCGCCGCACAGGTGGAGAGCGCCGCCGACGGCATCCGCGCAGAGGTGCGGGACGTGGTGGCCACGTTGGGAGAAGACCGCGCCGAGCTGACGGTGCACACGCGTACCCTGCAAGAGCACTCCGCCACGCTGCGAGAGCACTCCTCCAGGCTGCAGGAGCAATCCGCCCGGCTCGCGGAGCTGAGCAAGGCGGTGTCCAGGATCGAGAAGGTCCTGGGCGAGAAGGTCCTGCCCGAGGTGCGGGCGCGCGGCGACTTCAGCCAGGTCGAAGCGATGATCGACCTGCGCGCGCTGCTGGAACCCCGGGCGCCGCTCCCCCGTCTGCGGAACTGGGCCGCCTCGCCGGACGTGCTGCGGCTGCTGATCGAGCACATCGCCACCACCCGCCCCAAGCTGATCGTGGAATGCGGCAGCGGATCGTCCAGCGTGTGGCTGGGCTACGCGGTGGAGAAGTACGGCGCGGGCCGCGTGGTGGCGCTGGAGCACGACGAGCGCTTCGTCCGCACCTCGCGTGACCTCGTCGCCGCGCACGGGCTGGAGTCCGTGGTCGAGGTGCGGCACGCCCCGCTCGTCGAATGGCGATCCTTCCCGTGGTACGACACCGCCGCGCTGGCCGATCTCACCGACATCGAACTGGTCTTCGTGGACGGCCCGCCGCAGAGCGTCGGCCCCCTGGCCCGGTACCCCGCCGTACCGCTGCTCCTGCCGCACTGCGCGCCGTCCGTGCTGTTCGTGCTGGACGACGCCAAACGCGAGGACGAACGCGAGATCGCCGACCGCTGGGTGCGGGAGTTCCCCGAGCTGACCCGCAGCGTCTTCCCCGCGGAGAAGGGCGCGATGCTGTTCCGGCGGAGCGCACCGTGA
- a CDS encoding glycosyltransferase: protein MTAERHAGGTVTAERAAPASPGNGSPASGAPSAPPRTPDPDFVRPGARVAAVTAGVEDPRPVLAALLPEAKVGHADIDELSANPPAVAEPYAVALVARTPTDLRRLVSVGEMLPAADRIMVAILETPSWLDTPQVTLARGMGQRRLREMRVVRLGATGWLITTRFNRELGAGEVAAGVARGMTGHHLNAYPLPAFGLGDAALADWRAGDPDTTCGSAPERSGVPSCDLGLRLPGAPWDDDRVPTVERPPWRRGLWTEIGAPGGYGTFDETVLAPCHVPPVDERSVNPRGFLRVPTQGMGEVVARDGRWTVRLDGADVLRFPESGLVTDADVDRLRKLRGLRLTWSPGHTGPITAARVVAGLAAAGIPLVAERPAPAWALATLGEELTSLIPEDPADLDDELRREEVSVRLRRHALRTHGTTARWTALAREMGLAVPPEPTVSVVLCTRRTGLLGFALRQIARQRGVRLEVVLALHGIAAGDPAVSAALTDVDLPITVIEIDADVPFGAALNTAVARCSGTYVTKWDDDDWYGPDHLSDLLLARLYTGADLVGAASEFFYLEQINVTIRRRWPSETMADHVAGGTFLMSRETFAALGGFRPIPRAVDVELFQKLLRAGGCLYRTHGLGFVARRSARGKHTWQEPVGYFLHRAKDQWQGFRPSRLLEHEPEHEQPVE from the coding sequence GTGACCGCGGAGCGGCATGCGGGGGGCACGGTGACCGCGGAGCGTGCCGCCCCCGCGTCCCCCGGGAACGGGTCGCCCGCGTCCGGCGCGCCGTCCGCGCCCCCGCGGACGCCCGACCCCGACTTCGTCCGGCCGGGAGCGCGGGTCGCCGCCGTCACCGCCGGGGTGGAGGATCCCCGGCCGGTGCTGGCGGCGCTGCTGCCGGAGGCGAAGGTCGGCCACGCCGACATCGACGAGCTGTCCGCGAACCCGCCCGCCGTGGCGGAGCCGTACGCGGTCGCGCTCGTCGCCCGGACGCCCACCGACCTGCGCCGCCTGGTCTCCGTCGGCGAGATGCTGCCCGCCGCCGACCGGATCATGGTGGCGATCCTGGAGACGCCCTCCTGGCTGGACACTCCGCAGGTCACGCTGGCGCGCGGCATGGGTCAGCGCAGGCTGCGCGAGATGCGGGTCGTCCGGCTGGGCGCGACCGGGTGGCTGATCACCACGCGGTTCAACCGGGAGCTGGGCGCGGGCGAGGTCGCCGCGGGCGTGGCCCGGGGCATGACCGGACACCACCTGAACGCCTACCCGCTGCCCGCCTTCGGGCTCGGCGACGCCGCGCTGGCCGACTGGCGCGCCGGCGACCCGGACACGACCTGCGGGAGCGCACCGGAGAGATCCGGAGTTCCCTCCTGCGACCTGGGCCTGCGGCTTCCCGGCGCGCCCTGGGACGACGACCGCGTCCCCACGGTCGAACGTCCGCCGTGGCGGCGCGGCCTGTGGACCGAGATCGGCGCCCCCGGCGGGTACGGGACGTTCGACGAGACCGTCCTCGCCCCCTGCCACGTGCCCCCGGTGGATGAACGCTCGGTCAATCCGCGCGGCTTCCTGCGGGTTCCCACCCAGGGCATGGGCGAGGTCGTCGCCCGTGACGGCCGGTGGACCGTACGGCTCGACGGCGCCGACGTGCTCCGCTTCCCCGAATCCGGCCTGGTCACCGACGCCGACGTGGACCGGCTGCGCAAGCTGCGCGGGCTGCGGCTCACCTGGAGCCCCGGGCACACGGGCCCGATCACGGCCGCGCGGGTGGTGGCGGGGCTGGCCGCCGCGGGCATCCCGCTCGTGGCCGAGCGCCCCGCGCCCGCCTGGGCTCTTGCGACGCTGGGCGAGGAGCTGACCTCGCTCATCCCCGAGGACCCCGCCGACCTCGACGACGAGCTGCGCCGGGAGGAGGTCAGCGTACGGCTGCGCCGTCACGCGCTGCGCACCCACGGCACCACCGCCCGCTGGACCGCTCTGGCCCGCGAGATGGGCCTCGCCGTGCCCCCCGAGCCCACGGTCTCCGTCGTGCTGTGCACCCGCCGCACCGGCCTGCTGGGCTTCGCGCTGCGGCAGATCGCCCGCCAGCGGGGCGTGCGGCTGGAGGTCGTGCTCGCGCTGCACGGCATCGCCGCCGGCGATCCGGCGGTGTCCGCCGCGCTCACGGACGTCGACCTGCCGATCACCGTGATCGAGATCGACGCCGACGTCCCGTTCGGCGCGGCGCTGAACACGGCCGTGGCCCGCTGCTCAGGAACGTACGTCACCAAATGGGACGACGACGACTGGTACGGTCCCGACCACCTGTCCGACCTGCTGCTCGCCCGGCTCTACACGGGTGCGGACCTGGTCGGGGCGGCGTCGGAGTTCTTCTACCTGGAGCAGATCAACGTCACCATCCGCCGCCGGTGGCCCAGCGAGACCATGGCCGACCACGTCGCCGGAGGCACCTTCCTGATGTCCCGGGAGACGTTCGCCGCCCTCGGCGGTTTCCGGCCGATCCCGCGCGCGGTCGACGTCGAACTCTTCCAGAAGCTGCTGCGCGCGGGCGGCTGCCTCTACCGCACGCACGGGCTGGGGTTCGTGGCCCGCCGCTCGGCCAGGGGCAAGCACACCTGGCAGGAGCCCGTGGGCTACTTCCTGCACCGTGCCAAGGACCAGTGGCAGGGCTTCCGCCCCAGCCGCCTTCTGGAACACGAGCCGGAGCACGAGCAGCCGGTGGAGTGA
- a CDS encoding glycerophosphodiester phosphodiesterase family protein: MHVEIHGHRGARGLRPENTLPGLLHALQVGVDALEFDLAVTADRRLVLTHDLTVSPITSADRRPAYPGDPAYPYVGKPINGLTLAQLRTLDCGVRRPRRPDDRFAPTQVPVPDTRMPTFGAVLGLVSVYGADHVRLHVELKTDPTRPTLSADPKEFTAMVVDELDRHGRLDGAAILSFDWRVLEAAMELAPQTPRFALIESDTMDPVWLNGRDLADFGGDIAAAAASAGATTVSPEHVLVDGTFMAEAARAGLPVVPWTVNDPARAAELIDLGVAGVVTDYPDRMRELWTARGMRVPEPIPSRYAHVPG, encoded by the coding sequence GTGCATGTCGAGATCCACGGCCATCGGGGGGCCAGAGGTCTGCGCCCCGAGAACACGCTTCCCGGGCTGCTCCACGCGCTCCAGGTCGGCGTGGACGCGCTCGAATTCGACCTGGCCGTGACGGCCGACCGTCGGCTCGTCCTGACCCACGATCTGACCGTGTCCCCGATCACCAGCGCCGACCGGCGTCCGGCCTATCCCGGTGACCCGGCCTACCCCTACGTCGGAAAGCCGATCAACGGGCTCACCCTCGCCCAGCTCCGCACGCTCGACTGCGGGGTACGGCGGCCGCGCCGCCCCGACGACCGCTTCGCCCCGACCCAGGTGCCGGTCCCCGACACGCGCATGCCCACCTTCGGAGCCGTGCTGGGCCTGGTGAGCGTGTACGGCGCCGACCACGTGCGGCTGCATGTGGAGCTGAAGACCGATCCCACGCGTCCCACGCTGAGCGCCGACCCGAAAGAGTTCACCGCGATGGTGGTGGACGAACTCGACCGCCACGGGCGGCTGGACGGCGCGGCGATCCTCAGCTTCGACTGGCGCGTCTTGGAGGCCGCCATGGAGCTGGCCCCGCAGACTCCGCGCTTCGCGCTGATCGAATCCGACACGATGGATCCGGTGTGGCTGAACGGCCGCGACCTCGCCGACTTCGGGGGCGACATCGCCGCCGCGGCGGCGAGCGCGGGGGCCACCACGGTGTCACCGGAGCACGTACTGGTGGACGGCACGTTCATGGCCGAAGCGGCGCGGGCGGGCCTGCCCGTCGTGCCGTGGACGGTCAACGATCCGGCGCGCGCCGCCGAGCTGATCGACCTGGGCGTCGCCGGCGTGGTGACCGACTACCCCGACCGGATGCGGGAGCTGTGGACGGCCCGCGGCATGCGCGTGCCGGAGCCGATCCCCTCTCGTTACGCCCACGTCCCCGGCTGA